A single Paenibacillus kribbensis DNA region contains:
- a CDS encoding TetR family transcriptional regulator, whose protein sequence is MEDKKARIIQAAIEVLSSKGIEKTKVSDIVKRAGIAQGTFYLYFPSKLAVMPSIAEVMVQKTLSYLEKNVDPEAAIQEQLQVLIRTVFQLQNEEREKTALLFAGLASSEYLKEWESIYAPYYKWMSTLLGKAQARGTIRSSLDVNRTARLLIGIIESAAEQIYLYDQIDEMEAKVQTDELYTFIKHALGIEVL, encoded by the coding sequence ATCGAAGATAAAAAAGCACGTATTATCCAAGCAGCTATTGAAGTTCTAAGCAGCAAAGGCATTGAAAAAACCAAAGTGTCCGATATAGTTAAGCGTGCTGGTATTGCTCAAGGTACATTTTATTTGTATTTTCCATCCAAACTAGCCGTTATGCCTTCTATTGCTGAAGTAATGGTCCAAAAAACACTAAGTTATCTGGAAAAGAATGTAGATCCCGAGGCTGCAATTCAAGAACAACTCCAAGTTTTAATCCGAACTGTATTTCAATTGCAAAATGAGGAACGTGAGAAGACTGCGCTCCTCTTTGCAGGGCTTGCATCAAGTGAGTATTTAAAAGAATGGGAGTCCATATATGCCCCTTACTACAAATGGATGTCAACATTGTTAGGCAAGGCGCAAGCCAGAGGAACTATCCGATCATCTTTGGATGTTAACCGAACAGCACGGCTGCTAATTGGTATCATTGAATCAGCCGCCGAGCAGATTTATTTGTATGATCAAATAGATGAAATGGAAGCAAAAGTACAAACAGATGAGCTTTATACATTTATTAAACATGCACTAGGTATTGAGGTCCTTTAA
- a CDS encoding beta-glucoside-specific PTS transporter subunit IIABC, producing the protein MKYERLAKDIVQNIGGEENVTNLVHCATRLRFNLKDNHVPDKEKLKRLEGVLSVVESGGQFQVVIGSDVAHVYQEIMKTSKLGAGNTASEDGDKPKEKIMSRIFAVISGSLSPLLPAMAGAGILKAFLTLFTTFGWISAESGTYLILAAAANAVFYFLPIFLGVSAAFKFGVNPYVGGVIGAALMEPNFTGLLANGKTSSFLGIPVVLMDYSSTVFPVFVAIWIFSYVEKYLKKIIYKELQTFLVPLLSLVIIVPLTVMIFGPFGVYVGNAIADAINYLMGVSGLLTGAVIGGLIFFLVVFGLHWGIIPIVLANLTNGTDPILAMWAASNFAMAGVALAVFIKSKEKPLKSIAGSSTLSLLLAGVSEPTVYGILLRYKRTIPYVIIAGAIGGAINGGFHTYATAFVFQNIFSIGAFEPIGYYLIGIAAAMGIGLILTILFGYMDKKAVTVAEPINETPTVETKAIQPEASVNVTDGSPSLMKEILVSPLTGDVKSLTEVPDPAFAEGAMGKGIAIIPSVGQAFSPVNGTIGTVLKSGHAVIIMSENGAEILIHIGINTVQLKGQYFTPRVKAGDQVRQGDLLIDFDLEKIKEAGYNPITPVIISNTSDYLDVIETTNSSVLTQDKLLTLVV; encoded by the coding sequence ATGAAGTACGAAAGACTAGCCAAAGATATCGTGCAGAACATTGGGGGAGAGGAGAATGTCACGAATCTTGTCCATTGTGCAACCCGATTGAGATTTAATTTAAAAGACAATCATGTACCCGATAAAGAGAAGCTGAAAAGATTGGAAGGAGTGCTATCGGTCGTAGAAAGTGGTGGTCAATTCCAAGTGGTTATCGGGAGTGACGTTGCACACGTGTATCAAGAGATTATGAAAACCAGCAAACTAGGGGCGGGCAATACTGCATCCGAGGATGGAGATAAACCTAAGGAGAAGATCATGTCCAGAATTTTTGCAGTGATTTCTGGAAGTTTATCTCCCCTGTTGCCTGCTATGGCGGGGGCGGGGATACTTAAAGCTTTCCTAACCTTATTCACAACTTTTGGATGGATCTCTGCCGAAAGTGGAACTTACCTAATCCTGGCTGCAGCAGCAAATGCCGTCTTCTATTTCCTGCCTATATTCCTGGGTGTCTCTGCAGCGTTCAAATTCGGCGTCAATCCTTATGTAGGTGGAGTTATTGGTGCAGCATTAATGGAGCCGAATTTTACGGGGTTATTGGCCAATGGAAAAACTTCTTCATTTCTAGGCATTCCTGTAGTCCTAATGGATTATTCGTCAACCGTCTTTCCGGTGTTCGTAGCTATTTGGATATTCTCTTACGTGGAGAAATATCTAAAGAAAATCATCTATAAAGAGCTGCAGACGTTTTTGGTTCCGTTATTGTCTTTAGTCATCATTGTACCGCTCACTGTTATGATCTTTGGCCCATTTGGAGTATATGTCGGAAACGCGATAGCCGATGCCATTAATTATCTCATGGGAGTAAGCGGGCTGTTGACAGGAGCTGTCATTGGCGGGTTAATCTTTTTCCTTGTTGTTTTTGGCCTTCATTGGGGCATTATTCCGATCGTTCTGGCAAATCTTACGAATGGAACCGATCCAATCCTTGCGATGTGGGCAGCCTCTAACTTTGCGATGGCTGGGGTGGCTCTGGCTGTTTTTATTAAATCCAAAGAAAAGCCTTTGAAATCAATTGCTGGTTCCTCTACATTAAGCCTGTTGTTAGCAGGTGTCTCTGAGCCGACTGTCTACGGGATATTGCTGCGTTACAAGCGCACGATTCCCTATGTTATTATTGCCGGAGCTATCGGAGGGGCAATTAATGGCGGTTTCCATACGTATGCTACAGCATTTGTCTTCCAAAATATTTTTTCAATCGGTGCATTTGAACCTATTGGGTATTATTTAATAGGAATTGCAGCTGCCATGGGTATTGGTTTAATTCTGACGATTCTTTTCGGATACATGGATAAAAAAGCTGTAACAGTAGCTGAGCCAATTAATGAAACTCCTACTGTAGAAACAAAGGCTATTCAACCAGAAGCAAGTGTCAATGTTACTGATGGTTCGCCGAGCTTAATGAAAGAGATACTGGTCAGCCCATTAACAGGTGATGTGAAATCCTTGACTGAAGTTCCCGATCCTGCCTTTGCAGAAGGTGCTATGGGGAAAGGTATTGCAATAATCCCGAGTGTTGGCCAAGCCTTTTCGCCAGTGAACGGTACGATTGGTACTGTACTTAAGTCAGGTCATGCTGTAATTATAATGTCCGAGAATGGCGCGGAGATACTGATTCATATTGGAATCAATACCGTTCAATTAAAAGGGCAGTATTTCACGCCTCGAGTAAAGGCAGGAGATCAGGTCCGCCAAGGAGATCTATTAATTGATTTTGATCTTGAGAAGATTAAGGAAGCCGGATACAATCCGATCACGCCTGTTATAATCTCGAATACCAGTGATTATTTGGATGTTATTGAAACAACAAACTCATCAGTTTTGACACAAGATAAGTTGCTGACGCTTGTTGTCTAA
- the licT gene encoding BglG family transcription antiterminator LicT, with protein MRIKKIFNNNVALVEGPNRSEIIVIGKGLAYRKNPDENIDPSRIEKTFVMETKELSERLSTLLSEIPTKHLELTDQIIRYAVKDLNTSFSNNIYLALTDHISYAITRAAQGLSLKNALLWEIQKFYPKEYHTAMHALHLIEKETGIKLPVDEAGFIAMHFVNSQQDGQEMEQTLMVTQMVQGILNIVTLHYGIELDENSLNYSRFVTHLKYFSYRTMRHESIPSEDDELYEQVVAKYPEAFACSEKVRAYLREEYQVETTEGEMVYFMLHIRRVTSRD; from the coding sequence ATGAGGATTAAAAAAATATTCAACAATAATGTTGCATTGGTAGAAGGGCCAAATCGATCCGAGATCATTGTTATTGGAAAGGGACTAGCCTATCGGAAAAATCCAGATGAAAATATAGATCCATCCAGAATTGAGAAGACTTTCGTGATGGAGACTAAAGAATTATCTGAGCGGCTATCTACATTACTGAGTGAGATTCCTACAAAGCATCTAGAATTGACAGATCAAATTATCCGTTATGCAGTAAAGGATCTAAATACTTCCTTTAGCAATAATATCTACCTGGCTCTTACAGATCATATTAGTTATGCAATTACGCGCGCCGCACAGGGATTGAGTCTCAAGAATGCGCTGCTCTGGGAGATACAGAAGTTTTATCCGAAAGAATATCACACGGCAATGCATGCACTACACTTAATTGAAAAGGAAACAGGAATTAAATTACCTGTAGATGAAGCTGGCTTTATTGCAATGCATTTTGTGAATAGTCAGCAGGATGGTCAGGAAATGGAGCAGACCTTAATGGTAACCCAGATGGTTCAAGGAATTCTTAATATAGTAACACTTCATTATGGGATTGAGCTAGATGAGAATTCGTTAAATTATAGCCGCTTTGTGACTCACTTAAAATATTTTTCTTATCGCACCATGCGTCATGAATCGATTCCTTCTGAGGATGATGAGCTGTACGAACAAGTCGTTGCCAAGTATCCTGAAGCTTTTGCCTGCAGTGAGAAGGTAAGAGCATATTTACGGGAAGAGTATCAAGTTGAGACAACCGAAGGTGAAATGGTCTATTTCATGCTCCATATTAGGCGTGTGACCAGCAGAGATTAG
- a CDS encoding GNAT family N-acetyltransferase, with protein sequence MTVKIIKCNREDLQILQEISIETFNDTFKDQNSPENMKAYLERAFNPKQLEEELSNISSEIFFIYFNEELAGYLKVNMNDAQSEKMGDESFEIERIYIKNKFQKHGLGKYLLNKAMEIAMEHNKKKIWLGVWEKNKNAIAFYKKMGFVQTGAHSFYMGDEEQIDFIMTKTINFRL encoded by the coding sequence ATGACTGTAAAAATCATAAAGTGCAACCGTGAAGATTTACAAATACTCCAAGAAATAAGTATTGAAACATTCAACGATACATTTAAAGATCAGAATTCACCTGAAAATATGAAAGCCTACCTGGAAAGAGCATTTAACCCTAAACAGTTGGAGGAGGAATTGTCCAATATCTCTTCAGAAATCTTTTTCATCTATTTCAATGAAGAACTCGCTGGATATTTAAAGGTAAATATGAATGATGCCCAATCCGAAAAAATGGGTGATGAGTCATTCGAAATTGAGAGGATTTATATAAAGAACAAATTTCAAAAACATGGGCTTGGTAAATATCTGCTAAATAAAGCAATGGAAATTGCGATGGAACATAATAAAAAGAAAATCTGGCTCGGTGTATGGGAAAAAAATAAAAACGCTATTGCTTTTTATAAGAAAATGGGGTTTGTTCAAACTGGCGCACACTCTTTTTATATGGGTGATGAAGAACAAATTGATTTCATAATGACCAAAACAATTAATTTTAGATTGTAA
- a CDS encoding MarR family winged helix-turn-helix transcriptional regulator: MKEVLREIGMIARALDSISNIEFKEYDLTKGQYLYLVRICENPGIIQEKLAEMIKVDRTTASRAIKKLVINGFIEKKEDNHNKKIKKLFPTERGNNVYPFIKRENDYSNNVALEGFSEGEVETIFYLLQRVRENIGNDWEFVKKGNKRNY, from the coding sequence ATGAAGGAAGTACTTCGTGAAATTGGAATGATAGCAAGGGCATTAGATTCTATAAGTAATATAGAATTTAAAGAATATGATCTTACAAAAGGGCAGTATTTGTACCTTGTGCGAATATGTGAAAACCCAGGAATCATTCAAGAAAAGTTAGCTGAGATGATAAAAGTAGATCGAACAACTGCATCTCGTGCTATAAAAAAGCTTGTAATTAATGGATTTATTGAAAAGAAAGAGGATAACCATAACAAAAAAATTAAAAAACTCTTTCCAACAGAGAGAGGGAACAATGTTTATCCTTTTATAAAAAGAGAAAATGATTATTCCAATAACGTTGCATTAGAGGGATTTTCGGAAGGAGAAGTAGAAACCATTTTTTATCTTCTTCAAAGAGTAAGAGAAAATATAGGGAATGACTGGGAATTTGTGAAAAAGGGGAACAAGAGAAATTATTGA
- a CDS encoding YczE/YyaS/YitT family protein, with amino-acid sequence MRYIFFVLGIFILSLGISFTIQSDLGTSPFDALLVGLSINVGLTVGSWEIIIAIILICCNSLLKRQRPEVLGLLTAFITGIGIDMWLFLLHNLITPELWYSKVVCFGIGLVVVGLGTAIYLQTNFAPIPVDRLTIIIQELTRTNLFFSRTFIYLIFLIIAVILNGPIGVGTLLTVCLGGLILNCFMPFTEKVLDRILTHSGTSPNHEKDKKHSI; translated from the coding sequence GTGAGATATATTTTTTTTGTATTAGGAATTTTTATATTATCCCTTGGAATTTCTTTCACTATACAATCAGACCTTGGGACTTCACCTTTTGATGCACTTTTGGTAGGACTGTCCATAAATGTGGGGCTTACTGTGGGAAGTTGGGAAATCATAATAGCTATAATATTGATATGTTGTAATTCACTTTTAAAAAGACAAAGACCAGAAGTTTTGGGGTTGTTAACAGCATTTATAACGGGTATTGGTATTGATATGTGGCTTTTTTTATTGCACAATTTGATAACACCTGAACTATGGTACAGCAAAGTTGTTTGTTTTGGAATTGGTTTAGTTGTTGTAGGATTAGGAACTGCAATATATTTGCAGACAAATTTTGCACCCATTCCAGTTGACCGTTTAACAATAATCATACAAGAATTAACTAGAACAAATCTATTTTTTTCGAGAACATTCATCTACCTCATATTCTTGATCATAGCAGTGATTTTAAATGGACCAATTGGCGTTGGAACTTTGTTAACCGTTTGTTTAGGGGGGCTAATACTCAATTGCTTTATGCCATTTACTGAAAAAGTACTAGACCGCATATTAACACACTCTGGTACATCACCAAATCATGAGAAAGATAAAAAGCATTCTATATAG
- a CDS encoding PDC sensor domain-containing protein, whose protein sequence is MVDDKWFHGAVTKLRNMRLQNKLLMGYLVACVIPFLIVSAFIYHQAAAELEDSSQEFAALYTSQLETTLNQFMEEYDRVTKSVLVDNDIINKLGDTRSQPIDEQALQRLTIQRLLMRVAILRPEIGNLILISEDNSVYQYSNTTSMVNETSLLSQEWYKRLRGSNEKLFITGLHDRSYYEDRGDGALITVGRVLLGSDGAFRGVILIDLDPFNLLELNQDFVSARDKYGMSVTVSNALGETIYHSDAASGRVTWKQVLESDIDYTKDTSSKDLIILSGSTRLGQLIIKTQIPREKDPLNPMLTSSDHSELVLQKAGHASLVETQNGEWYLAHLCGRPTAELRCTLGRETALQHCFWDDNGWLRIEGGAIVLQSMSRLRYFPLIHLRLNRRRMILMNPRCVCNGVRSVSLRIPTG, encoded by the coding sequence ATGGTGGATGATAAGTGGTTCCACGGAGCAGTGACGAAGCTAAGGAACATGAGGCTTCAAAATAAACTGTTGATGGGATATCTTGTGGCTTGTGTTATTCCATTCTTGATTGTAAGCGCATTCATTTATCATCAAGCGGCTGCAGAATTGGAGGATTCCTCACAAGAATTCGCTGCCTTGTACACCTCGCAGCTTGAGACCACCTTGAATCAGTTCATGGAAGAATATGATAGGGTAACCAAGTCGGTCCTAGTTGATAACGACATCATCAACAAACTGGGCGACACACGGAGCCAGCCTATAGACGAACAGGCCCTCCAGCGATTGACCATACAGCGCCTGCTTATGAGGGTAGCCATACTGAGACCGGAGATAGGTAATCTGATCCTAATCAGCGAAGACAACAGCGTCTATCAGTATTCCAATACCACCAGCATGGTAAACGAAACTTCACTATTGTCGCAAGAATGGTACAAGCGGCTGCGCGGCTCGAACGAAAAACTTTTTATTACAGGATTGCACGACCGCTCTTATTATGAGGATCGGGGGGACGGTGCTCTAATCACCGTCGGCAGAGTGCTGCTCGGCTCAGACGGAGCGTTCAGAGGAGTGATCCTTATCGATCTTGATCCGTTTAACCTCCTGGAATTAAACCAAGACTTTGTGTCAGCCCGGGATAAATACGGTATGAGTGTTACCGTTAGCAATGCATTGGGAGAAACCATTTATCATTCCGATGCGGCCAGCGGCCGGGTTACCTGGAAGCAAGTGCTGGAGTCGGACATCGATTATACCAAGGATACGAGCAGCAAAGACCTGATTATTCTCTCCGGAAGCACCCGATTAGGACAACTGATTATCAAGACACAGATACCGCGCGAGAAAGATCCGCTGAACCCTATGCTGACAAGCAGCGATCATTCGGAACTGGTTCTCCAAAAGGCAGGGCATGCATCCTTGGTGGAAACCCAAAACGGGGAGTGGTACTTGGCTCACTTGTGTGGAAGACCAACGGCAGAACTCCGATGTACTTTGGGCAGGGAAACAGCATTGCAGCACTGCTTCTGGGACGATAATGGCTGGTTGCGTATTGAGGGGGGGGCAATAGTCCTTCAGTCCATGTCAAGGCTCCGCTACTTCCCGCTCATCCATTTGAGATTGAACCGGAGAAGGATGATTTTGATGAATCCACGCTGCGTTTGCAATGGAGTACGCTCCGTATCCCTCCGGATACCAACTGGTTGA